DNA sequence from the Lysinibacillus sp. OF-1 genome:
GCATGTCATGATCAAAGAAGTTGGTCCCCGTGATGGTTTACAAAACGAAAAAACGCCTATTACAACTGTTGATAAAATACAATTAGTGAATTTATTGAGCCAAACAGGACTAACTTACATTGAAGTGACTTCATTTGTTCATCCGAAATGGATACCTCAATTGGCAGATGCTGTTGAGGTTCTTCAAGCTATTAAACGGCATAAGGATATTACTTATGCAGCGCTTGTACCTAATATGCGTGGCTTAGAACGTGCATTACAGGCTGAAGTAGACGAAGTAAGTATTTTTATGTCTGCTAGTGAAAGTCATAATCAAAGCAATATTAATAAAACCATTGACGATACATTTCCTATATTAGAGGAAGTAGTAATAGGGGCTAAGGCTGCAAAGAAAAAAGTTCGAGGGTATATCTCAACGGTTATTGGCTGTCCATATGAGGGGTATATACATCCTGACAAAGTACTACGTGTAACAGATAAATTATTGGAAATGGGTGTGGCTGAAATATCGCTTGGTGACACAATTGGTGTTGGCGTGCCAACGCAGGTTGAGTATCTTTTAGAGGCGTTATTAAAAAGATACGATGCTGAAAATTTTGCCATGCATTTTCATGACACACGTGGGACAGCACTAGCCAATATTATGAAATCCTTAGAGATGGGTATGACCAAGTTTGATAGTGCGCTTGGCGGATTAGGGGGCTGTCCATATGCTAAAGGAGCTTCAGGGAATGTAGCTACAGAGGATTTATTATATTTATTCGATGAGATGGGCATTGAAACAGGAATAGATCGACAGAAAGTGCTAGAGGCAGCACTCTTTATTGAAGAGAAATTAGGCAAAGCGGTTGCATCGAAGCAAATGGCTATTGTCCGTAATGAAAGGAGTGCAAACCAACGATGACACAACTTGTTCGTTTGGAATTACTAGAGGGCAGCATTGGACTGATTACCCTAACAAGACCAGAAGCTGCAAATGCTATGTCTGTTCAGTTACTTCGTGAGCTGTCCGACATGCTCGATCAAATCAATGGAGATCCAGCAGTGCGTGTTGTCCTACTGACAGGTGCAGGAGAAAAGGCATTTTGTGCAGGAGCAGATTTAAAAGAACGTAAAGGAATGGCTGATCGACAAGTGAAGCAAATCGTACAGTTGATTGGTGCGACTGTGGCAAAAGTTGAGACACTTGCTCAGCCTGTCATTGCTGTACTAAATGGGGTAGCATTTGGCGGTGGATTGGAGCTGGCATTAGCTTGTGATCTACGTATTGCCGCTACACATGCAAAGCTTGGTTTAACAGAAACATCACTCGGTATTATCCCAGGTGCTGGAGGAACACAACGACTTCCACGACTAATTGGCCTTGGCAAAGCAAAGGAATTAATTTATACAGCACGTAGGTTGAGTGCGGCGGAAGCCAAAGATTATGGCATTGTTGAGTATGTTTATGAGGAACATGAGGTAATGGAAAAGGCACAACAACTTGCGCTAGAAATGGCAAAAAATGCACCACTCTCTCTAGTGCAAGCTAAAGTCGCAATCAATCAGGGTGTTGAGGTAGATTTAGCTACCGGGTTAAAAATTGAATCACTAGCATATAGTGCACTGATCCCAACAGAAGACCGATTAGAGGGCTTGTTAGCCTTCCAAGAGAAGCGAGCGCCACAATATTCAGGGAAATAAAGCGCTAAAAATGATTTTGGTGTAATTGATTGGGCAAAGGGAGGAAATAAACATGAGCAATATCTCGACAGAAAATACGCCACCTACAATGAAGGACAAAATTTTAACAGGTGGTTTACCAAAATATCATGATAAAAATGCACAACAGGGCAAGCTATTTGTACGTGAACGTCTTGAACTATTACTAGATGATGGTCTTCAATCAGAGGATGGCCTCTATGCAAACTGTTTAGCAGGGGATTTACCAGCTGATGGTGTTGTCACAGGTATAGGTAAAATTCATGGTCGCACGGTATGTGTGCTAGCTAATGATTCTACTATTAAAGCGGGCTCTTGGGGAAAACGCACAGTTGAAAAAATGATTCGTATTCAGGAAACAGCTGAAAAGCTGAATTGCCCATTACTATATTTAGTCGATTCAGCAGGTGCGCGTATTACAGATCAGTTAGAAATGTTCCCAGGACGCAGAGGAGCAGGACGTATTTTCTACAACCAAGTCAAGCTGTCAGGGAAAGTTCCGCAAATTTGCTTATTATTTGGTCCTTCCGCAGCAGGTGGTGCTTATATACCTGCATTTTGCGATATCGTTGTCATGGTAGAAGGAAATGCTTCTATGTATTTAGGATCACCTCGGATGGCGGAAATGGTTATTGGGGAGAAAGTAGATTTAGAGACAATGGGTGGCGCAAAAATGCACTGTTCTGTATCAGGCTGTGGAGATGTGCTTGTCAAAACAGAACAGGAGGCTATTACGTATGCTCGTAAATATTTAGGTTACTTCCCGAATAACTATGCTGAGCGCAGTAAGATAGAGGCACCTAAACCACCTGCTTCATTTGATAAATCTATTGAAGAATTAATTCCACAAAACCAAAATGTTCCTTTTGATATGTATAAATTAATTGAACGTATTATCGATGAAGATTCATTTTGTGAAATCAAAAAATTATTTGCACCAGAATTAATTACAGGTCTTGCACGTATTAATGGGCAATCCGTTGGGATCATCGCTAACCAACCTCGTGTCAAGGGAGGCGTGCTATTCCACGATTCTGCTGATAAAGCAGCGAAGTTCATTTCACTTTGTGATGCATTCAATATTCCGCTGTTATTCTTAGCAGACGTTCCTGGCTTTATGATTGGTACTCAGGTAGAAAAAGCAGGAATCATCCGTCATGGTGCGAAAATGATTTTTGCCATGAGTGAGGCAACTGTTCCTAAGCTAACGGTCATTGTGCGTAAAGCGTATGGTGCAGGTCTATATGCCATGGCAGGACCTGCCTTTGAACCAGATTGCTGTATTGCTTTGTCAAATGCACAAATTGCCGTAATGGGACCAGAGGCTGCTGTGAATGCTGTTTATGCCAATAAAATTGCAGAGCTTCCAAAAGAAGAGCAAGCAAGCTTCATTGCTGAGAAACGTAAAGAATACCAAGAGGAAATTGACGTGTATCGATTAGCATCAGAGCTAATCATCGATGATGTCATTGAGCCGAATGAGTTACGCAAGGTGTTAGAAAATCGCTTAGAGCTTTATATGTCCAAATACTTATTATTCTCACAACGTAAGCATGGGGTAAACCCAGTATAAACATACTTATTGAAAGGCTGTCTCTGCTGTTAAGAGGCAGCTTTTTTTGAATGATTAATTTTTTCAGCTACTTGCATGCCATAGAGCAGCATATTAAAATATGGGAAGGAATAAAGGGAAGTGGGTGTTAAGCTTGTCTAAAAACAACATAACGGATGTTCACGGTAATGCCAAGCTCCCATTACCGTATCGAGATGTCATTGATACATATTATTTGCCCCTCAAGGTCATGGGGTGGATCTTATTTAGCATCTATTCATTTATAGCTTTTTATAAATTGGTCATTGATCGCTTAGTAAATGTAGTAGTTGTTTTATTGCAAGGCGATTATTCTATCGGCGACTTAGGTTTGTTTGATTATAGTAGTTGGCGACTAACTACTAATTTTGTTCCCTTTGAAACGATTCTCCGCTATATAAACTACTCTCAATATTTTAATTGGGATATCATAATCGTTAACCTTCTTGGCAACTTATTAATTTTTACTCCAATGGGTTTTTTATTGCCATTATTGTCGAAAAAATTTCGCAAAGTATGGGTCATTATTTGTTTGGGCTTTTTTGCTAGTCTTGCTGTAGAAACCATTCAATTCATTTTTACAGTGGGTTCTGCGGATATTGATGATTTAATTTTGAATACGATTGGCGCATGGCTTGGCTATATAGCTTATAAAGGGATCTTAATTAGACCTAAAAAATGAGAAAGCAGTCCTGTTTTAAGGGCTGTTTTTTGCGTTAATAAAAATTTTGTTTAAAGAGTGCTTACTGTAAAATGAATGTATGGATTATACGCTTAAAAATAGAGTCTTTATACCTAGCACTAAAAATAATTAGTATCTCTTTAGGTGGTTAGTATTAATTTTTGCTTGAATTTAATAGTGAAAATTCCGATAATGAGTGTACAGAAACTGTTCAGACGGTATAGATATAGTGAAAGAAGATATTTTCATATCTAGTATCTTAT
Encoded proteins:
- a CDS encoding enoyl-CoA hydratase codes for the protein MTQLVRLELLEGSIGLITLTRPEAANAMSVQLLRELSDMLDQINGDPAVRVVLLTGAGEKAFCAGADLKERKGMADRQVKQIVQLIGATVAKVETLAQPVIAVLNGVAFGGGLELALACDLRIAATHAKLGLTETSLGIIPGAGGTQRLPRLIGLGKAKELIYTARRLSAAEAKDYGIVEYVYEEHEVMEKAQQLALEMAKNAPLSLVQAKVAINQGVEVDLATGLKIESLAYSALIPTEDRLEGLLAFQEKRAPQYSGK
- a CDS encoding hydroxymethylglutaryl-CoA lyase codes for the protein MQLPKHVMIKEVGPRDGLQNEKTPITTVDKIQLVNLLSQTGLTYIEVTSFVHPKWIPQLADAVEVLQAIKRHKDITYAALVPNMRGLERALQAEVDEVSIFMSASESHNQSNINKTIDDTFPILEEVVIGAKAAKKKVRGYISTVIGCPYEGYIHPDKVLRVTDKLLEMGVAEISLGDTIGVGVPTQVEYLLEALLKRYDAENFAMHFHDTRGTALANIMKSLEMGMTKFDSALGGLGGCPYAKGASGNVATEDLLYLFDEMGIETGIDRQKVLEAALFIEEKLGKAVASKQMAIVRNERSANQR
- a CDS encoding acyl-CoA carboxylase subunit beta; translated protein: MSNISTENTPPTMKDKILTGGLPKYHDKNAQQGKLFVRERLELLLDDGLQSEDGLYANCLAGDLPADGVVTGIGKIHGRTVCVLANDSTIKAGSWGKRTVEKMIRIQETAEKLNCPLLYLVDSAGARITDQLEMFPGRRGAGRIFYNQVKLSGKVPQICLLFGPSAAGGAYIPAFCDIVVMVEGNASMYLGSPRMAEMVIGEKVDLETMGGAKMHCSVSGCGDVLVKTEQEAITYARKYLGYFPNNYAERSKIEAPKPPASFDKSIEELIPQNQNVPFDMYKLIERIIDEDSFCEIKKLFAPELITGLARINGQSVGIIANQPRVKGGVLFHDSADKAAKFISLCDAFNIPLLFLADVPGFMIGTQVEKAGIIRHGAKMIFAMSEATVPKLTVIVRKAYGAGLYAMAGPAFEPDCCIALSNAQIAVMGPEAAVNAVYANKIAELPKEEQASFIAEKRKEYQEEIDVYRLASELIIDDVIEPNELRKVLENRLELYMSKYLLFSQRKHGVNPV
- a CDS encoding VanZ family protein, whose product is MLSLSKNNITDVHGNAKLPLPYRDVIDTYYLPLKVMGWILFSIYSFIAFYKLVIDRLVNVVVVLLQGDYSIGDLGLFDYSSWRLTTNFVPFETILRYINYSQYFNWDIIIVNLLGNLLIFTPMGFLLPLLSKKFRKVWVIICLGFFASLAVETIQFIFTVGSADIDDLILNTIGAWLGYIAYKGILIRPKK